One window of the Peromyscus maniculatus bairdii isolate BWxNUB_F1_BW_parent chromosome 18, HU_Pman_BW_mat_3.1, whole genome shotgun sequence genome contains the following:
- the LOC143269435 gene encoding uncharacterized protein LOC143269435, with amino-acid sequence MTVAASAAAAAGRPSLGVPLQPPPLGWRRSRFSGPGERLPAAGRPLPKRTCLSPVPDSDALARQTAGVPPPWGPEPTVPVLRAGPASRHRGSPLQRATRCPRAGANRPRTVRASSPRVSSSLRASS; translated from the exons ATGACTGTCGCCGCCAGCGCCGCCGCTGCAGCGGGACGACCTTCACTCGGGGTCCCACTCCAGCCGCCCCCACTGGGGTGGAGGCGAAGCCGGTTCAGCGGACCCGGAGAACGGCTCCCCGCGGCTGGGCGCCCACTCCCTAAGCGGACCTGTCTGTCTCCGGTCCCGGACAGTGACGCACTCGCCCGACAGACAGCCGGAGTGCCTCCCCCTTGGGGACCGGAGCCCACTGTCCCCGTGTTGCGCGCCGGCCCGGCTAGCAGACACCGGGGATCCCCGCTGCAGCGGGCCACAAGGTGTCCGCGGGCCGGTGCAAACAGGCCTCGCACGGTCCGGGCTTCAAGTCCTCGTGTTTCCTCCTCTCTTAG GGCTTCATCCTGA